One window of Dermacentor andersoni chromosome 7, qqDerAnde1_hic_scaffold, whole genome shotgun sequence genomic DNA carries:
- the LOC129385545 gene encoding uncharacterized protein isoform X1: MSIVPERMHEFFEPPKAQEGTVLPRYGVENGYMVLEDFKTRDLPRPPPPGWESAKKLGAVAAAALFVFVVVLAAAFVVLTLLPTNDDSRNQDPPLVANGTNETIVSAKLQIDTDVGDDVQVTGDDDKGLASSTPAATRERRGTQRTLRRRAKKPTLLKERLPLSPASARWRFPRWNSETANRVAISTPTSAPKTFPTSPGLAETRRSKDVVVDDDEASGGDGDNGGSSSERDTNAQELYQERDTNALSRKAFTDILVFGPPLNESRSERDSLHGAHRDRTAFMTNSAYSIATGLAT; encoded by the exons GTACGGCGTCGAGAACGGCTACATGGTGCTGGAGGACTTCAAGACGCGCGACCTGCCCCGTCCGCCGCCACCGGGCTGGGAGTCGGCCAAGAAGCTGGGCGCCGTGGCCGCCGCCGCCCTGTTCGTCTTCGTGGTCGTCCTGGCGGCCGCCTTCGTCGTGCTAACGCTGCTGCCCACGAACGACGACTCCAGGAACCAGGATCCTCCGCTGGTCGCCAACGGCACCAACGAAACCATCGT TTCTGCGAAGCTCCAAATCGACACCGACGTCGGGGACGACGTGCAAGTAACCGGGGACGACGACAAGGGACTCGCGTCGTCCACGCCGGCGGCGACGCGTGAACGTCGCGGAACGCAGCGCACGCTTCGACGAAGGGCGAAGAAGCCGACGCTGTTGAAAGAGAGGCTGCCGCTCTCACCCGCCAGTGCGAGGTGGCGATTTCCGCGGTGGAACAGCGAAACCGCGAATCGCGTAGCAATTTCGACGCCTACCTCCGCCCCGAAAACATTCCCGACCTCTCCAGGTCTCGCGGAAACGAGGCGAAGCAAGGACGTAGTCGTCGACGACGACGAAGCGAGCGGTGGTGATGGCGAcaacggcggcagcagcagcgagcgcgaCACCAACGCCCAAGAACTTTACCAAGAACGCGACACCAACGCCCTCTCGCGGAAAGCGTTTACGGACATTCTCGTATTCGGTCCACCTCTGAACGAGTCGCGGAGTGAGAGAGATTCTTTGCATGGCGCGCATAGAGATCGTACGGCGTTTATGACCAACTCTGCATATAGTATAGCGACAGGCTTAGCCACGTAG
- the LOC129385545 gene encoding uncharacterized protein isoform X2: MVLEDFKTRDLPRPPPPGWESAKKLGAVAAAALFVFVVVLAAAFVVLTLLPTNDDSRNQDPPLVANGTNETIVSAKLQIDTDVGDDVQVTGDDDKGLASSTPAATRERRGTQRTLRRRAKKPTLLKERLPLSPASARWRFPRWNSETANRVAISTPTSAPKTFPTSPGLAETRRSKDVVVDDDEASGGDGDNGGSSSERDTNAQELYQERDTNALSRKAFTDILVFGPPLNESRSERDSLHGAHRDRTAFMTNSAYSIATGLAT, from the exons ATGGTGCTGGAGGACTTCAAGACGCGCGACCTGCCCCGTCCGCCGCCACCGGGCTGGGAGTCGGCCAAGAAGCTGGGCGCCGTGGCCGCCGCCGCCCTGTTCGTCTTCGTGGTCGTCCTGGCGGCCGCCTTCGTCGTGCTAACGCTGCTGCCCACGAACGACGACTCCAGGAACCAGGATCCTCCGCTGGTCGCCAACGGCACCAACGAAACCATCGT TTCTGCGAAGCTCCAAATCGACACCGACGTCGGGGACGACGTGCAAGTAACCGGGGACGACGACAAGGGACTCGCGTCGTCCACGCCGGCGGCGACGCGTGAACGTCGCGGAACGCAGCGCACGCTTCGACGAAGGGCGAAGAAGCCGACGCTGTTGAAAGAGAGGCTGCCGCTCTCACCCGCCAGTGCGAGGTGGCGATTTCCGCGGTGGAACAGCGAAACCGCGAATCGCGTAGCAATTTCGACGCCTACCTCCGCCCCGAAAACATTCCCGACCTCTCCAGGTCTCGCGGAAACGAGGCGAAGCAAGGACGTAGTCGTCGACGACGACGAAGCGAGCGGTGGTGATGGCGAcaacggcggcagcagcagcgagcgcgaCACCAACGCCCAAGAACTTTACCAAGAACGCGACACCAACGCCCTCTCGCGGAAAGCGTTTACGGACATTCTCGTATTCGGTCCACCTCTGAACGAGTCGCGGAGTGAGAGAGATTCTTTGCATGGCGCGCATAGAGATCGTACGGCGTTTATGACCAACTCTGCATATAGTATAGCGACAGGCTTAGCCACGTAG